The Astatotilapia calliptera chromosome 14, fAstCal1.2, whole genome shotgun sequence genome includes a region encoding these proteins:
- the LOC113036253 gene encoding TRPM8 channel-associated factor homolog → MSSNQSFKNQHEEAYASLMKGLKELDLQGPYVPSDLVLIGDHAFPVAMNSRGQVLMAASLYGSGRIVVLGHEGYLTAFPALVENAVTWLRGDGSDNLSVRVHRKVSAVADNLQKPSFQVEVVGAFSDRLGVGVYVTDAYSVGSDPVELVAFLKAGGGVLIAGQAWHWAATHPKENTLHQFDGNKVAGVAGIYFTERYGEAENLPVYPQIPSSWKSLATGRDFKDDLGFLLQGVSEFNLPSEYLCSEVLVHSPLAFPIGTTEDGRPFLAGAYYGRGRVLVVTHERCLEVESMAPFWRNAIHWLDEGRRGVVGVMVDPALKVLSESGLKCEKTNFRKDLSVFVCTAYITEHLEEIQNFVAEGGGLLIGGHAWYWAQTHAGQNPLTDFSGNKILNQMGLSLLGETIRAGTYKAFVPSWPIKDTYHFRHLLHRFAAHVTTGVELSKHEEGCLKKLGNDCDAYLRTKAHGCFYYTQVLAALTDMLKRSGLPQVSDSCPAKTPKDHLLLSLGSPVYEFCLNPEALLPYLIKDRPLMPDVYNHRLKIDVTTADGEEWISTGLYLSPCMSTYMVMPTEIINKEWKIQIGCQTDDLHDKDELKRPPRVHERFPVTSEMMHVSNLWGGLIYLVAPPNTQVKGLEIIVQKAVTVPYYKSGATTAAEWLTLRTAPGPWTELEFENIVLTVPSHVVRGLEHPEEVAALWDEIMRAIADLAAKSHKFPHKERFVTDVQISAGWMHSGYPIMAHHASAAEVVDVKKGKQLWGPIHELGHNQQRSCWEFRPHTTECTCNLWSVYVNEEVLGINRAQAHGDLTLAKRKSRVEEYIKGGRKLSDWSMWVALETYLQLQEKFGWDAFKKVFAAYHHMRDFPDDNDTKMNLYAETFSQTVGMNLTGFFKAWGWPIKTATERKLSQLPYWNDHPMTQYR, encoded by the exons ATGTCATCTAACCAATCATTCAAAAACCAACATGAAGAGGCCTACGCCTCCCTGATGAAAGGCCTGAAGGAGCTGGACCTACAGGGACCCTATGTTCCCAGTGACCTGGTCCTGATCGGAGACCATGCCTTTCCTGTAGCAATGAACAGTCGAGGTCAGGTGCTGATGGCTGCCTCTCTGTACGGCAGTGGAAGGATTGTGGTCCTGGGTCATGAGGGCTACTTGACAGCCTTTCCTGCTCTGGTAGAAAATGCTGTGACCTGGCTGAGAGGTGATGGATCTGATAACCTCTCTGTAAGGGTGCACAGAAAAGTCAGTGCAGTTGCTGATAACCTCCAAAAACCCAGCTTCCAAGTAGAAGTTGTGGGAGCTTTCAGTGACAGACTGGGAGTTGGTGTTTATGTGACCGATGCCTACAGCGTGGGCTCAGACCCAGTGGAGCTGGTGGCGTTTCTGAAAGCTGGAGGAGGGGTGCTGATAGCTGGGCAGGCGTGGCATTGGGCTGCAACTCACCCCAAAGAGAACACACTGCATCAGTTTGATGGGAATAAAGTGGCAGGAGTGGCAGGAATCTACTTCACTGAGCGTTATGGTGAGGCGGAGAACCTGCCCGTCTACCCTCAGATCCCGTCCTCCTGGAAGTCATTAGC GACAGGCAGGGATTTCAAGGATGACTTGGGGTTCTTACTCCAGGGGGTTTCAGAATTCAACCTCCCCTCTGAGTATCTGTGTTCTGAGGTTCTAGTCCACAGCCCACTAGCCTTTCCCATCGGGACTACAGAAGATGGACGACCATTCCTGGCAGGAGCCTACTATGGGCGAGGACGAGTCCTTGTGGTTACACATGAAAGATGTCTTGAAGTTGAG AGTATGGCTCCATTTTGGAGAAACGCCATTCACTGGTTGGATGAAGGGCGCAGAGGGGTTGTTGGTGTCATGGTGGATCCTGCACTCAAAGTTCTGAGTGAGTCTGGGCTGAAGTGCGAGAAGACAAACTTCAGGAAAGACCTcagcgtgtttgtgtgtacagcgtaTATCACTGAGCATTTGGAGGAAATTCAAAACTTTGTGGCAGAGGGAGGAGGCCTGCTGATTGGAGGACATGCCTGGTACTGGGCGCAGACACATGCTGGGCAAAATCCACTTACAGATTTCTCAG GGAACAAGATCCTGAACCAAATGGGATTGAGCCTGTTAGGAGAAACAATCCGTGCAGGAACATACAAAGCCTTTGTACCCAGCTGGCCGATTAAAGATACTTACCACTTCCGCCACCTTCTACACCGCTTCGCTGCCCATGTGACTACAGGTGTAGAACTTAGCAAGCATGAGGAGGGATGTCTTAAAAAGCTGGGCAATGACTGTGATGCTTATTTGCGCACAAAGGCACATGGCTGCTTCTATTACACTCAAGTGTTGGCTGCACTCACTGACATGTTAAAGAGGTCAGGCCTGCCACAG GTGAGTGACAGCTGCCCTGCAAAGACGCCAAAAGACCATCTACTCCTCAGTTTGGGATCACCTGTATATGAGTTTTGCCTAAATCCTGAGGCCCTCCTGCCCTACCTCATCAAGGATAGGCCACTGATGCCAGACGTCTATAACCACAGGCTCAAGATCGATGTTACCACAGCAG atggGGAAGAGTGGATCAGCACTGGTCTCTACCTCTCTCCTTGTATGAGTACCTACATGGTGATGCCAACTGAGATTATCAACAAGGAGTGGAAG ATTCAGATAGGCTGTCAAACTGATGACCTACATGACAAGGATGAGCTGAAGAGACCACCACGTGTTCATGAGCGATTTCCTGTTACATCAGAGATGATGCATGTGTCCAACCTGTGGGGGGGGCTCATCTACCTGGTGGCCCCACCCAACACACAAGTGAAGGGGTTGGAGATCATAGTGCAGAAAGCTGTAACTGTTCCATATTACAAGTCTG GTGCAACAACTGCAGCTGAATGGTTAACGCTGCGCACGGCTCCTGGGCCCTGGACAGAGTTGGAGTTTGAAAACATCGTCCTCACCGTACCATCACATGTTGTTCGGGGTCTGGAGCACCCCGAGGAGGTGGCCGCTCTCTGGGATGAAATCATGAGGGCCATTGCGGATCTGGCTGCCAAATCACACAAATTTCCCCACAAGGAGCGCTTTGTGACAGATGTGCAGATTTCTGCTG GCTGGATGCATTCAGGTTATCCCATCATGGCACACCATGCCTCAGCTGCTGAAGTAGTTGATGTTAAAAAAGGTAAACAACTGTGGGGCCCCATCCATGAACTTGGACACAACCAACAGAGAAGCTGCTGGGAGTTCCGACCACACACCACAGAGTGTACATGCAACCTGTGGTCAGTGTATGTGAATGAAGAGGTGCTGGGCATCAACAGAGCACAG GCTCATGGTGATTTGACTTTAGCTAAACGAAAGAGTCGAGTAGAGGAGTACATCAAGGGAGGAAGGAAACTCAGTGACTGGAGTATGTGGGTTGCCCTGGAAACATATCTGCAG CTCCAGGAAAAGTTTGGCTGGGATGCCTTTAAGAAGGTTTTTGCTGCGTACCACCACATGAGAGACTTTCCTGATGACAATGACACAAAGATGAACCTGTATGCTGAGACTTTCTCGCAGACTGTGGGGATGAACCTGACCGGCTTCTTCAAGGCCTGGGGCTGGCCCATCAAAACAGCCACTGAGAGGAAACTGTCCCAGCTGCCTTATTGGAATGATCACCCCATGACCCAGTACAGATGA